In a single window of the Scophthalmus maximus strain ysfricsl-2021 chromosome 18, ASM2237912v1, whole genome shotgun sequence genome:
- the znf106b gene encoding uncharacterized protein znf106b isoform X1, with protein sequence MATVQTSHAKAAKNTGQTRGKKRPKSARKNTYCILCRRPYLKSDAHAHMHSMLHHRELESVMGMNTYHDCHACKTSTMGLFDYSKHISTKQHKAKLLSLMSKNIGPLSLYKTLSQEVINRIQERNKTLKQKQKKKKEKKKKKLNQTEGQKRAEMLQGVAQRNATAAEQLHTWRLRQMEAYRIVTNNVVRNKENKVISRQSSLHQRETTPQNQSGSSAGSSVEPAGRTWHPAVAQAQLPRPPHQVRYDDNFSVNNQNINVSVEQSQTRGCAKRPQNTKSGATADQPEQITRNANYHYDDYENRGYSGGLMFDPGQNVCTGSPQQGQEGTHCSSNPALANRSTGAAPMSDADLGAMLRQIRRTLRVREPCRADRKARGQTSEAGVRVADRSSTPHAGTERERPSPAGTSVSPQVNAPASAANSGVCPSNMTKQTTSKITQETTQCWKKRSAVSDGVSSSTMSYSRCTGKASSTQPTHKVRIAHEPGKSKGRKEAGHKPTVNHLLVSSGAKNKKSWSEIYNAMKRKKQDKLTGFPRFANKLSNPRTVQGSSTQPPDKDLPLSEGFHWESIPESPSGSHSTLPPAACDAQSCSRTQEPGPAPQGGSSPTVTPVPVKAETMEPENGRSRDDSSANKRKHKTNDGASEKEQSGKKKRTNKDQDQLDQLLVVSLREDELSHSLQDLDTFLVQARNALQSAYTEVQRLLLLKQQFTAEVNSLRTQRIDILLGMKDGASHVAEKSTTSPAGPTVTLQPIHTPPPSSGAFLTSSSQQQPATPSSSSSSKPHPTPLPQSAVSIKQEICGSPTAGQAGHFVSSTDAPHVPLNQPVPLLPSDPLKPSHSASAATPTPVNTPVSSELSAQQQERESREGSKGCVKTTEDVWSVDSDSEGETAGDLGEGDAADKSFPDRDCDAPAAAPKDDDGNRGNDSVKKMAPSNLVVIDISDTDNEDSPETVSSVPVHPEPVDFSSVSTQTFPKQEVDRKIKISFPVKDENTPAVSESVEDGEPSLGAFLSHTGPVHSLQVHQGLLYTCSADNTARAYSLTNMECIAVFDGHTNKVNCLLVSSPPNMPARIYTGSSDQTIRCYSIKSKKCLEQISLLDRVLCLHIAWNILYAGLANGSVASYDVKTQRQLDVFECHGPRGVSCLGTAQEGARRVLLVGSYDSTIGVRDAKSGLLLRSLRGHTKTVLCLKVVNDLVFSGSSDASVHAYNIHTGELLRIYKGHGQAVTSIIILGKVMVTACVDKLVRVYELQSHDQLQVYGGHSDMVMCMAVHKNVLRLHLAVFALFRCTTQIYTGCYDGSVKAVKLDLMKKHRCWWHNCSLIFAVAEHLVQHLVEDHSNLNLQTVKCRWRGCDTFFQTQQSVRQVMRLIARRRHTLFSRFEH encoded by the exons ATGGCAACTGTTCAAACCTCTCACGCGAAGGCGGCTAAAAACACCGGGCAGACACGGGGCAAGAAGAGACCGAAGTCGGCCCGGAAAAACACATATTGTATTCTGTGTCGCAGGCCGTATTTAAAAAGT GACGCACATGCGCACATGCACAGTATGCTGCATCACCGAGAGCTGGAGTCGGTGATGGGCAT GAATACGTATCATGATTGCCACGCATGTAAGACATCCACCATGGGCTTGTTTGACTACTCCAAGCACATCTCCACCAAACAACACAAAGCCAAGTTGCTGAGCTTGATGTCTAAAAATATTGGGCCTCTTTCTCTGTACAAGACTCTGAGCCAAGAGGTCATCAACCGGATCCAGGAGAGAAACAAGACACTAAAGCAAAAGCA gaagaaaaaaaaagaaaagaaaaaaaagaaactgaatcAGACAGAGGGGCAGAAACGAGCGGAAATGCTTCAGGGAGTCGCCCAAAGAAACGCTACGGCAGCCGAACAGTTGCACACTTGGAGACTGAGGCAGATGGAAGCCTACCGGATAGTTACAAACAACGTTGTCAGAAATAAGGAGAACAAAGTGATCAGTCGGCAAAGCTCTCTTCACCAGAGAGAAACAACTCCGCAGAATCAAAGTGGAAGTTCGGCTGGTTCTTCAGTCGAGCCTGCCGGTAGAACTTGGCATCCGGCTGTTGCCCAAGCACAACTCCCACGGCCACCTCACCAGGTGAGGTATGATGACAACTTTTCTGTCAATAACCAGAACATCAACGTCAGTGTGGAGCAATCACAGACGAGGGGATGTGCTAAAAGACCACAGAACACCAAAAGCGGTGCTACTGCTGACCAGCCGGAACAAATAACGCGGAACGCCAACTACCATTATGATGACTATGAAAACAGAGGGTATAGTGGAGGCCTCATGTTTGATCCCGGCCAGAATGTGTGTACTGGATCTCCTCAGCAAGGACAAGAAGGTACACATTGTTCCTCTAATCCTGCCTTGGCGAACAGATCCACCGGTGCAGCTCCGATGAGCGATGCCGACCTCGGCGCGATGCTGAGACAAATCAGAAGAACGCTGCGTGTGAGGGAGCCGTGTAGAGCAGATCGTAAAGCCCGGGGACAGACCAGCGAGGCCGGTGTGCGGGTGGCTGATCGTAGCTCCACGCCACATGCTGGGACTGAGAGAGAGCGACCGTCACCTGCAGGTACATCTGTGTCTCCACAGGTCAACGCCCCCGCATCTGCAGCCAACTCTGGTGTCTGTCCTTCCAACATGACGAAACAGACGACTTCCAAAATAACAcaagaaacaacacaatgttGGAAGAAAAGGTCAGCGGTTTCAGATGGAGTGTCAAGCAGCACGATGTCATACAGCCGATGCACAGGCAAGGCCTCCTCCACTCAGCCCACCCACAAGGTTCGAATTGCCCACGAACCAGGAAAAAGTAAGGGTAGGAAGGAGGCCGGTCATAAACCAACTGTGAACCATTTGCTCGTCTCATCGGGCGCCAAGAATAAGAAGAGCTGGAGCGAGATTTACAATGCGATGAAAAGGAAGAAGCAGGACAAGCTCACTGGATTTCCCAG GTTTGCAAACAAGTTGTCGAACCCTCGAACTGTCCAAGGAAGCTCAACACAACCACCGGACAAAGACTTGCCTCTGTCCGAGGGCTTCCACTGGGAGTCGATCCCGGAAAGTCCTTCAGGGTCACACTCGACTTTACCGCCTGCGGCCTGTGACGCACAGTCATGTTCTCGGACCCAGGAACCTGGCCCAGCGCCACAGGGTGGGAGCAGTCCCACGGTAACACCAGTCCCCGTCAAAGCGGAAACGATGGAGCCTGAGAACGGAAGGTCGAGAGACGACAGTAGTGCCaacaagaggaaacacaaaacg aatgaTGGCGCATCTGAAAAAgagcaaagtggaaaaaagaagagaacaaaCAAGG ACCAGGATCAGTTGGACCAGCTGCTGGTCGTGTCGCTGAGGGAGGACGAGCTGAGCCACTCGCTGCAGGATCTGGACACGTTCCTGGTCCAGGCTCGCAACGCCCTGCAGAGTGCCTACACAGAAGTCCAGAGACTCCTGCTCCTGAAACAGCAG TTCACCGCTGAGGTCAACAGTCTGAGAACCCAGCGCATTGACATCCTGCTGGGGATGAAAG ACGGAGCATCTCACGTAGCTGAGAAATCCACCACCTCCCCAGCAGGGCCTACTGTGACCCTGCAACCAATAcacactccccctccctcctccggtGCCTTCCTGACTTCCTCCAGCCAGCAGCAGCCGGCCACACCCTCATCTTCCTCTAGCTCCAAACCTCATCCAACCCCTCTCCCTCAATCAGCCGTGTCAATAAAGCAAGAAATCTGTGGCTCACCCACAGCCGGACAGGCCGGTCACTTTGTCTCAAGCACCGATGCACCTCATGTGCCTCTGAACCAACCTGTGCCCTTACTTCCCTCTGATCCGCTCAAACCATCACACTCGGCTTCTGCTGCCACCCCGACACCAGTGAACACGCCTGTTTCTTCTGAATTATCTGCGCAGCAGCAGGAGCGAGAGTCGAGGGAGGGGTCGAAGGGCTGTGTAAAGACGACGGAAGACGTGTGGTCAGTTGACAGTGATTCTGAGGGGGAGACGGCAGGAGATCTTGGCGAGGGGGACGCAGCAGATAAGTCTTTCCCTGATAGAGATTGCGACGCGCCTGCTGCAGCACCCAAAGACGATGACGGGAACAGGGGCAACGACTCCGTCAAAAAGATGGCGCCCTCGAACCTGGTGGTTATCGACATTAGCGATACGGACAACGAGGACTCGCCTGAGACTGTCTCAAGTGTCCCAGTTCACCCGGAGCCCGTGGATTTCAGCTCTGTGAGCACACAGACGTTTCCGAAACAAGAGGTTGACAG AAAGATTAAGATTTCTTTTCCTGTAAAAGATGAAAATACTCCTGCAG TTTCAGAGTCTGTCGAGGATGGGGAGCCGTCCCTGGGAGCGTTTCTGAGTCACACCGGCCCCGTCCACAGCCTGCAAGTCCACCAGGGCCTGTTGTACACATGTTCAGCGGACAACACGGCACGAGCCTACAGTCTGACG AACATGGAGTGCATAGCAGTGTTTGATGGTCACACGAACAAAGTCAACTGTCTGCTGGTGTCGTCGCCCCCGAACATGCCGGCTCGCATCTACACCGGATCGAGTGACCAGACCATCCGCTGTTACAGCATCAAG TCAAAGAAGTGTCTGGAGCAGATCTCTTTACTAGACAGAgtgttgtgtttgcacatcGCCTGGAACATTTTGTACGCCGGACTCGCTAACGGATCGGTCGCTAGCTATGATGTGAAG ACTCAGAGGCAGTTGGATGTATTTGAATGCCACGGCCCTCGAGGGGTGAGCTGTCTGGGCACGGCGCAGGAGGGCGCCCGCCGCGTGCTGCTGGTGGGCTCCTACGACAGCACCATTGGCGTACGAGACGCCAAGAGCGGCCTGCTGCTGCGCTCGCTGCGGGGCCACACCAAGACTGTCCTCTGTTTGAAG GTGGTGAATGACCTGGTCTTCAGCGGCTCCAGTGACGCATCTGTTCACGCATACAACATCCat ACGGGTGAGTTGCTTCGTATCTACAAGGGTCACGGTCAGGCCGTCACATCAATTATCATCTTGGGGAAGGTGATGGTGACGGCCTGTGTGGATAAACTGGTCCGAGTTTACGAGCTACAG TCCCATGACCAGCTGCAAGTGTACGGGGGTCACAGTGACATGGTGATGTGCATGGCCGTCCATAAGAATGTG TTGAGGCTTCATCTTGCTGTATTCGCATTGTTTCGTTGTACCACGCAGATCTACACAGGATGTTACGATGGCAGTGTTAAAGCTGTGAAGCTCGACTTGATGAAAAAACACCGCTGCTGG TGGCACAATTGCTCTCTAATTTTCGCCGTGGCGGAGCATCTGGTGCAGCATCTCGTCGAAGATCACAGCAACCTGAATCTGCAGACGGTCAAGTGTCGCTGGAGGGGCTGCGACACTTTTTTCCAGACGCAACAGTCGGTTCGGCAGGTAATGAGATTAATTGCTCGGAGGAGACACACGTTGTTCAGCAGGTTTGAACACTGA
- the znf106b gene encoding uncharacterized protein znf106b isoform X2, which translates to MATVQTSHAKAAKNTGQTRGKKRPKSARKNTYCILCRRPYLKSDAHAHMHSMLHHRELESVMGMNTYHDCHACKTSTMGLFDYSKHISTKQHKAKLLSLMSKNIGPLSLYKTLSQEVINRIQERNKTLKQKQKKKKEKKKKKLNQTEGQKRAEMLQGVAQRNATAAEQLHTWRLRQMEAYRIVTNNVVRNKENKVISRQSSLHQRETTPQNQSGSSAGSSVEPAGRTWHPAVAQAQLPRPPHQVRYDDNFSVNNQNINVSVEQSQTRGCAKRPQNTKSGATADQPEQITRNANYHYDDYENRGYSGGLMFDPGQNVCTGSPQQGQEGTHCSSNPALANRSTGAAPMSDADLGAMLRQIRRTLRVREPCRADRKARGQTSEAGVRVADRSSTPHAGTERERPSPAGTSVSPQVNAPASAANSGVCPSNMTKQTTSKITQETTQCWKKRSAVSDGVSSSTMSYSRCTGKASSTQPTHKVRIAHEPGKSKGRKEAGHKPTVNHLLVSSGAKNKKSWSEIYNAMKRKKQDKLTGFPRFANKLSNPRTVQGSSTQPPDKDLPLSEGFHWESIPESPSGSHSTLPPAACDAQSCSRTQEPGPAPQGGSSPTVTPVPVKAETMEPENGRSRDDSSANKRKHKTNDGASEKEQSGKKKRTNKDQDQLDQLLVVSLREDELSHSLQDLDTFLVQARNALQSAYTEVQRLLLLKQQFTAEVNSLRTQRIDILLGMKDGASHVAEKSTTSPAGPTVTLQPIHTPPPSSGAFLTSSSQQQPATPSSSSSSKPHPTPLPQSAVSIKQEICGSPTAGQAGHFVSSTDAPHVPLNQPVPLLPSDPLKPSHSASAATPTPVNTPVSSELSAQQQERESREGSKGCVKTTEDVWSVDSDSEGETAGDLGEGDAADKSFPDRDCDAPAAAPKDDDGNRGNDSVKKMAPSNLVVIDISDTDNEDSPETVSSVPVHPEPVDFSSVSTQTFPKQEVDRKIKISFPVKDENTPAVSESVEDGEPSLGAFLSHTGPVHSLQVHQGLLYTCSADNTARAYSLTNMECIAVFDGHTNKVNCLLVSSPPNMPARIYTGSSDQTIRCYSIKSKKCLEQISLLDRVLCLHIAWNILYAGLANGSVASYDVKTQRQLDVFECHGPRGVSCLGTAQEGARRVLLVGSYDSTIGVRDAKSGLLLRSLRGHTKTVLCLKVVNDLVFSGSSDASVHAYNIHTGELLRIYKGHGQAVTSIIILGKVMVTACVDKLVRVYELQSHDQLQVYGGHSDMVMCMAVHKNVLRLHLAVFALFRCTTQIYTGCYDGSVKAVKLDLMKKHRCWWHNCSLIFAVAEHLVQHLVEDHSNLNLQTVKCRWRGCDTFFQTQQSVRQKLPDHMQRHVEDDSEMQ; encoded by the exons ATGGCAACTGTTCAAACCTCTCACGCGAAGGCGGCTAAAAACACCGGGCAGACACGGGGCAAGAAGAGACCGAAGTCGGCCCGGAAAAACACATATTGTATTCTGTGTCGCAGGCCGTATTTAAAAAGT GACGCACATGCGCACATGCACAGTATGCTGCATCACCGAGAGCTGGAGTCGGTGATGGGCAT GAATACGTATCATGATTGCCACGCATGTAAGACATCCACCATGGGCTTGTTTGACTACTCCAAGCACATCTCCACCAAACAACACAAAGCCAAGTTGCTGAGCTTGATGTCTAAAAATATTGGGCCTCTTTCTCTGTACAAGACTCTGAGCCAAGAGGTCATCAACCGGATCCAGGAGAGAAACAAGACACTAAAGCAAAAGCA gaagaaaaaaaaagaaaagaaaaaaaagaaactgaatcAGACAGAGGGGCAGAAACGAGCGGAAATGCTTCAGGGAGTCGCCCAAAGAAACGCTACGGCAGCCGAACAGTTGCACACTTGGAGACTGAGGCAGATGGAAGCCTACCGGATAGTTACAAACAACGTTGTCAGAAATAAGGAGAACAAAGTGATCAGTCGGCAAAGCTCTCTTCACCAGAGAGAAACAACTCCGCAGAATCAAAGTGGAAGTTCGGCTGGTTCTTCAGTCGAGCCTGCCGGTAGAACTTGGCATCCGGCTGTTGCCCAAGCACAACTCCCACGGCCACCTCACCAGGTGAGGTATGATGACAACTTTTCTGTCAATAACCAGAACATCAACGTCAGTGTGGAGCAATCACAGACGAGGGGATGTGCTAAAAGACCACAGAACACCAAAAGCGGTGCTACTGCTGACCAGCCGGAACAAATAACGCGGAACGCCAACTACCATTATGATGACTATGAAAACAGAGGGTATAGTGGAGGCCTCATGTTTGATCCCGGCCAGAATGTGTGTACTGGATCTCCTCAGCAAGGACAAGAAGGTACACATTGTTCCTCTAATCCTGCCTTGGCGAACAGATCCACCGGTGCAGCTCCGATGAGCGATGCCGACCTCGGCGCGATGCTGAGACAAATCAGAAGAACGCTGCGTGTGAGGGAGCCGTGTAGAGCAGATCGTAAAGCCCGGGGACAGACCAGCGAGGCCGGTGTGCGGGTGGCTGATCGTAGCTCCACGCCACATGCTGGGACTGAGAGAGAGCGACCGTCACCTGCAGGTACATCTGTGTCTCCACAGGTCAACGCCCCCGCATCTGCAGCCAACTCTGGTGTCTGTCCTTCCAACATGACGAAACAGACGACTTCCAAAATAACAcaagaaacaacacaatgttGGAAGAAAAGGTCAGCGGTTTCAGATGGAGTGTCAAGCAGCACGATGTCATACAGCCGATGCACAGGCAAGGCCTCCTCCACTCAGCCCACCCACAAGGTTCGAATTGCCCACGAACCAGGAAAAAGTAAGGGTAGGAAGGAGGCCGGTCATAAACCAACTGTGAACCATTTGCTCGTCTCATCGGGCGCCAAGAATAAGAAGAGCTGGAGCGAGATTTACAATGCGATGAAAAGGAAGAAGCAGGACAAGCTCACTGGATTTCCCAG GTTTGCAAACAAGTTGTCGAACCCTCGAACTGTCCAAGGAAGCTCAACACAACCACCGGACAAAGACTTGCCTCTGTCCGAGGGCTTCCACTGGGAGTCGATCCCGGAAAGTCCTTCAGGGTCACACTCGACTTTACCGCCTGCGGCCTGTGACGCACAGTCATGTTCTCGGACCCAGGAACCTGGCCCAGCGCCACAGGGTGGGAGCAGTCCCACGGTAACACCAGTCCCCGTCAAAGCGGAAACGATGGAGCCTGAGAACGGAAGGTCGAGAGACGACAGTAGTGCCaacaagaggaaacacaaaacg aatgaTGGCGCATCTGAAAAAgagcaaagtggaaaaaagaagagaacaaaCAAGG ACCAGGATCAGTTGGACCAGCTGCTGGTCGTGTCGCTGAGGGAGGACGAGCTGAGCCACTCGCTGCAGGATCTGGACACGTTCCTGGTCCAGGCTCGCAACGCCCTGCAGAGTGCCTACACAGAAGTCCAGAGACTCCTGCTCCTGAAACAGCAG TTCACCGCTGAGGTCAACAGTCTGAGAACCCAGCGCATTGACATCCTGCTGGGGATGAAAG ACGGAGCATCTCACGTAGCTGAGAAATCCACCACCTCCCCAGCAGGGCCTACTGTGACCCTGCAACCAATAcacactccccctccctcctccggtGCCTTCCTGACTTCCTCCAGCCAGCAGCAGCCGGCCACACCCTCATCTTCCTCTAGCTCCAAACCTCATCCAACCCCTCTCCCTCAATCAGCCGTGTCAATAAAGCAAGAAATCTGTGGCTCACCCACAGCCGGACAGGCCGGTCACTTTGTCTCAAGCACCGATGCACCTCATGTGCCTCTGAACCAACCTGTGCCCTTACTTCCCTCTGATCCGCTCAAACCATCACACTCGGCTTCTGCTGCCACCCCGACACCAGTGAACACGCCTGTTTCTTCTGAATTATCTGCGCAGCAGCAGGAGCGAGAGTCGAGGGAGGGGTCGAAGGGCTGTGTAAAGACGACGGAAGACGTGTGGTCAGTTGACAGTGATTCTGAGGGGGAGACGGCAGGAGATCTTGGCGAGGGGGACGCAGCAGATAAGTCTTTCCCTGATAGAGATTGCGACGCGCCTGCTGCAGCACCCAAAGACGATGACGGGAACAGGGGCAACGACTCCGTCAAAAAGATGGCGCCCTCGAACCTGGTGGTTATCGACATTAGCGATACGGACAACGAGGACTCGCCTGAGACTGTCTCAAGTGTCCCAGTTCACCCGGAGCCCGTGGATTTCAGCTCTGTGAGCACACAGACGTTTCCGAAACAAGAGGTTGACAG AAAGATTAAGATTTCTTTTCCTGTAAAAGATGAAAATACTCCTGCAG TTTCAGAGTCTGTCGAGGATGGGGAGCCGTCCCTGGGAGCGTTTCTGAGTCACACCGGCCCCGTCCACAGCCTGCAAGTCCACCAGGGCCTGTTGTACACATGTTCAGCGGACAACACGGCACGAGCCTACAGTCTGACG AACATGGAGTGCATAGCAGTGTTTGATGGTCACACGAACAAAGTCAACTGTCTGCTGGTGTCGTCGCCCCCGAACATGCCGGCTCGCATCTACACCGGATCGAGTGACCAGACCATCCGCTGTTACAGCATCAAG TCAAAGAAGTGTCTGGAGCAGATCTCTTTACTAGACAGAgtgttgtgtttgcacatcGCCTGGAACATTTTGTACGCCGGACTCGCTAACGGATCGGTCGCTAGCTATGATGTGAAG ACTCAGAGGCAGTTGGATGTATTTGAATGCCACGGCCCTCGAGGGGTGAGCTGTCTGGGCACGGCGCAGGAGGGCGCCCGCCGCGTGCTGCTGGTGGGCTCCTACGACAGCACCATTGGCGTACGAGACGCCAAGAGCGGCCTGCTGCTGCGCTCGCTGCGGGGCCACACCAAGACTGTCCTCTGTTTGAAG GTGGTGAATGACCTGGTCTTCAGCGGCTCCAGTGACGCATCTGTTCACGCATACAACATCCat ACGGGTGAGTTGCTTCGTATCTACAAGGGTCACGGTCAGGCCGTCACATCAATTATCATCTTGGGGAAGGTGATGGTGACGGCCTGTGTGGATAAACTGGTCCGAGTTTACGAGCTACAG TCCCATGACCAGCTGCAAGTGTACGGGGGTCACAGTGACATGGTGATGTGCATGGCCGTCCATAAGAATGTG TTGAGGCTTCATCTTGCTGTATTCGCATTGTTTCGTTGTACCACGCAGATCTACACAGGATGTTACGATGGCAGTGTTAAAGCTGTGAAGCTCGACTTGATGAAAAAACACCGCTGCTGG TGGCACAATTGCTCTCTAATTTTCGCCGTGGCGGAGCATCTGGTGCAGCATCTCGTCGAAGATCACAGCAACCTGAATCTGCAGACGGTCAAGTGTCGCTGGAGGGGCTGCGACACTTTTTTCCAGACGCAACAGTCGGTTCGGCAG AAGCTGCCTGATCACATGCAGCGCCACGTGGAGGACGACAGTGAGATGCAGTAG